A genome region from Myroides fluvii includes the following:
- a CDS encoding YbbC/YhhH family protein yields the protein MTKNSIFLVLVLLTFACSKTIQTSKEKEVKDSLRTFNIINMPLNYDGINGIDKVEGYVSDANIAVQIAELILFNIYKKELIIKQRPYNVFFKNNSVWCIEGSLSDDMEGGVFYIEIRKSDGAILKVLHTK from the coding sequence ATGACAAAAAATAGTATATTTTTAGTATTAGTTTTACTAACCTTTGCATGTAGTAAAACTATACAGACTTCAAAAGAGAAAGAGGTAAAAGATAGTTTAAGAACATTTAATATTATTAATATGCCTTTAAATTATGATGGAATTAATGGAATCGATAAGGTTGAAGGATATGTATCTGATGCAAATATAGCGGTTCAGATAGCAGAGTTAATTCTTTTTAATATTTATAAGAAGGAATTAATTATTAAGCAACGTCCATATAATGTTTTTTTTAAAAATAATTCTGTTTGGTGCATAGAAGGGAGTTTATCAGATGATATGGAAGGAGGAGTTTTTTATATTGAGATACGTAAAAGTGATGGAGCTATTTTGAAGGTATTACATACTAAATAA
- a CDS encoding RHS repeat domain-containing protein, producing the protein MVFDELCLGSTSYITDVFGKPCQYIEYLPFGEVMVEQSTNNILENVYKFNAKELDSQTGYYYYGARYYDPGAGIFLSVDPLAEKMPDYNPYIYTLNNPINLTDPTGMIPEKGDRHYFGSDGKTYLGTDGKNDNKAYTLKGGLKPNLNNKSVNWGGRLDAKHAEALRSNSSEGVFDTSKVDSAPTSTIKRTGNGGFDPSRVDGAVINALKYDLPQGLQDTGDAVSLVGYGMTITGIGGGIGIPVAGIGGAMSGVGSAIEIGVEFFSGDYKKAGTGASFMAAEKLINAGLNRVLPGAGKKIGEEGFELGSEILKQGAGLKLNLIQKEIDKD; encoded by the coding sequence TTGGTATTCGATGAACTTTGTTTAGGCAGTACGTCGTATATTACCGACGTTTTTGGAAAACCATGCCAATACATTGAGTATTTACCGTTTGGAGAGGTAATGGTGGAACAGAGCACCAACAACATATTGGAGAATGTATATAAGTTTAATGCTAAAGAATTGGATTCGCAGACAGGTTACTACTATTATGGAGCACGTTATTACGATCCGGGAGCGGGTATATTTTTGAGTGTGGACCCGTTGGCGGAGAAGATGCCTGATTATAACCCTTATATTTATACATTAAATAACCCAATTAACTTAACTGACCCGACAGGGATGATACCTGAAAAAGGAGATAGACATTATTTTGGAAGTGACGGAAAAACATACTTAGGAACAGATGGGAAAAATGATAATAAAGCGTATACCTTAAAAGGTGGTTTAAAGCCAAATTTGAATAATAAGTCAGTTAATTGGGGAGGAAGGTTAGATGCCAAACATGCTGAAGCATTAAGAAGTAATTCTTCCGAAGGAGTTTTTGATACCAGTAAAGTAGATAGTGCACCGACATCCACAATAAAACGTACTGGAAATGGAGGATTTGACCCAAGTAGAGTAGATGGAGCTGTAATAAATGCGCTTAAATACGATTTACCACAAGGATTACAAGATACAGGAGATGCTGTTAGTTTAGTGGGATATGGAATGACTATAACAGGTATCGGTGGTGGTATTGGTATACCAGTGGCTGGTATCGGAGGTGCTATGTCTGGAGTTGGGAGCGCTATAGAGATTGGAGTTGAGTTTTTTAGTGGAGATTATAAAAAGGCTGGTACAGGTGCTAGTTTTATGGCTGCTGAAAAATTAATTAATGCTGGATTAAATAGAGTATTACCTGGAGCAGGGAAAAAAATTGGAGAAGAAGGTTTTGAATTAGGGAGTGAGATTTTAAAACAAGGAGCTGGTTTAAAGTTGAATTTAATTCAAAAAGAAATTGATAAAGATTAA
- a CDS encoding RHS repeat-associated core domain-containing protein, protein MDPLAEEFPGWNPYHYVHNNPINLVDPTGMAAETDYTLNKRTGDVKQVGETNDKSDRILQTNSRGEVKTNRDGSPKVAIDNIDKGILSDGMNFRTEGNVVKVGGKTEATKEGVERFAWQLSDYVRKEIKGAYFSNDGTENITHITLGKYEGNTYTKSISSGAETIRGLVSDIKEFNSYKVKGFFHTHPNESTRFEPSKADINSRDNGLRQNRNLKYYILTHPNGYGSSSPHIIDYTSSNY, encoded by the coding sequence GTGGACCCGTTGGCGGAAGAGTTCCCAGGATGGAATCCGTACCATTATGTACACAATAACCCGATTAATTTAGTGGATCCTACGGGGATGGCGGCAGAAACAGATTATACGCTGAATAAAAGAACAGGAGATGTAAAACAAGTAGGAGAAACCAACGATAAGTCTGATAGAATTTTACAAACTAATAGTAGAGGAGAAGTCAAAACAAACCGTGATGGAAGTCCTAAAGTAGCTATTGATAATATTGATAAAGGAATTTTGTCTGATGGAATGAATTTTCGAACTGAAGGGAATGTTGTTAAAGTCGGTGGAAAAACTGAGGCTACTAAAGAGGGAGTTGAAAGATTTGCTTGGCAATTGTCTGATTATGTACGCAAAGAGATAAAAGGAGCTTATTTTTCAAATGATGGAACAGAAAATATCACTCATATAACTTTAGGAAAATATGAAGGTAATACATATACAAAAAGTATTTCATCTGGTGCAGAAACAATAAGAGGTCTTGTTAGTGATATTAAAGAATTTAACAGTTATAAAGTAAAGGGCTTCTTTCATACTCATCCAAATGAATCAACTAGATTTGAACCTTCTAAAGCTGACATAAATTCAAGAGATAATGGGCTTAGACAAAATAGAAATTTAAAATATTATATATTGACACATCCAAATGGATATGGAAGTAGCAGTCCACATATTATTGATTATACAAGCTCAAACTATTAA